The following are encoded in a window of uncultured Ilyobacter sp. genomic DNA:
- a CDS encoding glycerate kinase, whose protein sequence is MKVVVAIDSFKGSLSSFELGQIIENGVKKVYKDAEVKKVPIADGGEGTVESLVEGTKGQFVNVKVHDPLMRLINARYGIMGNNVAVIEMAEASGLPLLQPEERDLRRATTYGTGELIKDAIEKGCREFIIGIGGSATNDAGLGMMQGLGYKFLDKNGEILGYGGEIMEKVAEIDSTGAVEGLDKCQFSIACDVDNPFYGPRGAAHVYSRQKGADDEMVEYLDSSLKKLALTLKEKTGKDVENIPGAGAAGGLGGGFVAFLGGELKPGIDIILQEVGLAESIEGADFVITGEGRIDFQSIMGKAPMGVSRLSREKGVPVIAIAGCIADDAGAMHDHGLDAFFSTINYPISLDDAMNKERAGIFVEKNIEEIFRLIKVCEKKFS, encoded by the coding sequence ATGAAAGTTGTAGTGGCTATAGATTCCTTTAAGGGAAGCCTCAGCTCATTTGAACTTGGGCAGATAATAGAAAATGGAGTAAAAAAAGTATATAAAGATGCAGAGGTAAAAAAAGTACCTATTGCAGACGGTGGAGAAGGGACTGTAGAATCCCTTGTAGAGGGAACAAAAGGACAATTTGTAAATGTAAAAGTGCATGACCCTCTAATGAGACTGATAAATGCCAGATATGGGATAATGGGAAATAATGTGGCTGTCATTGAGATGGCAGAGGCCTCTGGACTGCCGCTCCTGCAACCTGAGGAAAGAGATCTCAGAAGAGCCACGACATACGGGACAGGAGAACTTATCAAAGATGCTATTGAGAAGGGATGCAGAGAGTTCATAATAGGTATAGGGGGAAGTGCTACAAATGATGCAGGTCTTGGAATGATGCAGGGGTTGGGGTATAAATTTCTGGATAAGAATGGAGAAATTCTAGGGTACGGTGGAGAGATAATGGAAAAAGTAGCTGAGATAGATTCTACCGGAGCCGTAGAAGGTCTTGATAAGTGCCAATTTTCTATAGCCTGTGATGTGGATAACCCTTTCTATGGTCCTAGAGGAGCTGCTCATGTATACAGCAGACAAAAAGGAGCCGATGATGAAATGGTGGAATACCTGGATTCATCTCTAAAAAAACTGGCATTGACTCTGAAGGAGAAGACTGGAAAAGATGTAGAAAATATACCTGGAGCAGGTGCAGCAGGAGGTTTAGGAGGAGGGTTTGTGGCATTCCTAGGTGGTGAACTGAAGCCTGGGATAGACATAATCCTTCAAGAGGTGGGTCTGGCTGAGAGTATAGAGGGTGCAGACTTTGTAATTACTGGTGAAGGAAGGATAGACTTTCAGTCTATCATGGGCAAGGCACCTATGGGTGTATCTAGATTATCCAGAGAGAAGGGCGTTCCTGTAATAGCAATAGCGGGTTGTATCGCAGATGATGCAGGAGCTATGCACGACCATGGTTTAGATGCATTTTTTTCTACAATAAATTATCCTATATCTCTTGATGATGCAATGAATAAAGAGAGAGCCGGTATTTTTGTGGAAAAAAATATTGAAGAGATATTTAGACTGATAAAAGTCTGCGAAAAAAAGTTTAGCTAA
- the mngB gene encoding mannosylglycerate hydrolase has protein sequence MKKYKVHVVPHMHWDREWYFTTEESRILLLNNMEEILDRLETDPEYKYYVLDGQTAILEDYFAIKPENKDRIKALVQSGKLIIGPWYSQTDSIVVNGESITRNLLYGIKDCKEFGSHMSIGYIPDSFGQSEQLPQIFNGFNIDKSMFWRGCSERHGTDKTEFYWESLDGSKVLNQIMPLGYAIGKYLPTDKAGLKKRLDTYLKVLEHGATGEALILPNGHDQMPLQKDIFEVMDTLNEMYPDHEFFMSNFDNVYDDILKNKEELDTIRGEFIDGKYMRIHRSISSTRMDIKDIHAKLEYRITNVLEPLAAVASTLGFEYHHGLIEHIWKLIMKNHAHDSIGCCCSDKVHREILERFILASDKVESLIIHYKRKIADHSPAKDGADKLVVYNLLPNRVERVVDATVRIRANDFSLKDYNGNDVKYNVISKKEIDPGLIDRQIVHYGVYEPFMEYEIQFEATVPAMGYETLYISKVDGENSAIKPSVKEDLENEFYTVTFNKNGTINVLDKELGREYKNLLLLEEGSDDGDEYDYSPLRPKEEMIITNEGIEADIEIVSLGLEEKAVIKYRLDLPQNLEDRKKKIINSYNDFEVEVSLKKGQKRVDIKVTIDNNVSDHRVRMHLPTPYESSVSVADQQFGSIERSVHDTAMEVWEKENWKEMPVSIYSMMSLVGLHNSEEGLSVLTNGLREYEIIGEGYDTLAITLMRGIGVLGKEELYYRPGRPSGIKLPTPDSQMLGKQTYEFSIYTHKGSTLDGETFKAAKDYTTSYDVYNKIPYDAMKLNLEDVKTPVNYSLFEAEGKAGLSVVKISEDNEYLVVRIFNPYRDREIDEILVFNRELKEVKTGNLNEEVIGDISYQENRVKIEKLKPCEARTILFKL, from the coding sequence ATGAAAAAATATAAGGTACATGTAGTTCCCCATATGCACTGGGACAGAGAATGGTACTTCACAACGGAAGAATCAAGAATACTGCTCTTAAACAACATGGAGGAGATACTGGACAGGCTGGAAACAGACCCTGAATATAAGTATTATGTACTGGACGGTCAGACAGCGATACTGGAAGACTATTTTGCCATAAAACCTGAAAATAAAGATAGAATCAAAGCCCTTGTACAATCTGGAAAACTGATCATCGGTCCTTGGTATTCTCAGACAGATTCTATAGTTGTAAACGGAGAATCTATAACTAGAAACCTGCTTTACGGAATCAAGGACTGCAAAGAGTTTGGGTCTCATATGTCAATCGGATATATCCCGGATTCTTTCGGACAAAGTGAGCAGCTTCCACAGATATTCAATGGTTTCAACATTGACAAGAGCATGTTCTGGAGAGGATGTTCTGAAAGACACGGAACTGATAAAACTGAATTTTACTGGGAAAGTCTAGACGGAAGCAAGGTATTGAACCAGATCATGCCTCTAGGCTATGCAATAGGTAAGTATCTTCCCACAGATAAAGCCGGACTTAAGAAAAGACTAGATACCTATCTCAAGGTATTAGAGCATGGAGCAACTGGAGAAGCACTTATTCTTCCAAATGGACATGATCAGATGCCTCTGCAAAAGGATATATTTGAGGTAATGGATACCCTCAATGAAATGTATCCAGACCATGAATTCTTTATGAGTAACTTTGACAATGTTTACGATGACATACTCAAGAACAAAGAGGAACTAGATACAATAAGAGGAGAGTTCATAGACGGTAAGTACATGAGAATTCACAGATCTATATCTTCTACCAGAATGGATATAAAAGATATTCATGCAAAACTGGAATACAGAATTACAAATGTACTTGAGCCACTTGCTGCTGTTGCAAGCACTCTTGGATTTGAGTATCATCACGGACTGATAGAGCATATATGGAAACTAATCATGAAAAACCATGCTCATGACAGTATCGGATGCTGCTGCAGTGACAAGGTGCACAGGGAGATTCTAGAAAGATTTATACTGGCAAGTGACAAGGTGGAAAGTCTTATCATTCATTACAAGAGAAAGATAGCTGACCACTCTCCTGCTAAAGACGGAGCAGATAAACTGGTAGTATACAATCTACTTCCAAATAGGGTAGAGAGAGTTGTAGATGCCACTGTAAGAATAAGAGCTAATGACTTTAGTTTAAAGGATTACAACGGAAATGATGTAAAATACAATGTAATTTCTAAAAAAGAGATCGATCCAGGGTTAATCGACAGACAGATCGTTCACTATGGAGTATACGAACCGTTTATGGAATATGAGATTCAGTTTGAAGCAACAGTTCCTGCTATGGGATATGAGACGTTATATATCTCTAAGGTAGATGGTGAAAATTCAGCTATAAAGCCATCAGTAAAGGAAGACCTTGAAAATGAGTTTTATACAGTGACATTCAATAAAAACGGTACAATCAATGTACTAGACAAAGAGTTAGGCAGAGAGTATAAAAATCTTCTTCTCCTAGAAGAGGGATCAGATGACGGAGATGAGTATGACTACTCACCGCTAAGACCTAAAGAAGAGATGATCATAACAAACGAAGGTATAGAGGCTGATATAGAGATAGTAAGCCTTGGACTTGAAGAGAAGGCTGTAATAAAATACAGACTTGATCTGCCTCAGAACCTAGAGGACAGAAAAAAGAAGATAATAAACTCTTATAATGACTTTGAAGTGGAAGTATCTCTGAAGAAAGGTCAGAAAAGAGTAGACATCAAAGTTACTATAGACAACAATGTTTCAGATCACAGAGTGAGAATGCATCTTCCTACTCCTTATGAATCTTCTGTTTCGGTTGCTGACCAGCAGTTCGGATCTATAGAGAGATCTGTACATGATACGGCTATGGAAGTGTGGGAAAAAGAAAACTGGAAAGAGATGCCTGTAAGCATCTACTCTATGATGAGCCTTGTGGGACTTCATAATAGTGAAGAAGGACTATCAGTTCTTACTAATGGTCTCAGAGAGTATGAGATTATAGGTGAGGGATATGATACTCTTGCTATTACCCTAATGAGAGGTATAGGGGTTCTCGGTAAGGAAGAACTGTACTACAGACCAGGAAGACCTTCAGGAATAAAACTTCCGACACCTGATTCTCAGATGCTAGGAAAACAGACCTATGAATTTTCTATATACACTCATAAAGGATCTACATTAGACGGTGAAACATTTAAGGCTGCCAAGGATTATACGACATCTTATGATGTATATAATAAGATTCCTTATGATGCTATGAAGCTAAACCTAGAAGATGTAAAGACCCCTGTAAACTACAGTCTGTTTGAAGCTGAAGGGAAGGCCGGGCTAAGTGTAGTAAAAATATCTGAAGATAATGAATATCTTGTAGTGAGAATTTTCAACCCTTACAGAGACAGAGAGATAGACGAGATTCTTGTGTTCAACAGAGAGCTCAAAGAAGTAAAAACAGGAAACCTTAATGAAGAGGTTATAGGCGATATATCTTACCAAGAAAATAGAGTAAAGATAGAAAAACTAAAACCTTGCGAAGCTAGAACTATATTATTCAAATTATAA